From the Sardina pilchardus chromosome 11, fSarPil1.1, whole genome shotgun sequence genome, the window ACACAGTGTTCTAGAGTACTTCCACAGACGTCGGGGAGCTATTGGGGTTCAGGCAGGTATTACCTAGCTGATAATACCTGGTGCTAACTATGAAATCTACATGGCGTGCCGTTGGTGGTACTTCTGCTACTGCAATGAGGCACTAGATGTATTCTTCTGACTGCAGAGGCATGATGGCCGATGTCCTAAATGTGGCATACAAATCTTCTAAAGAGACATACGGTGACGTACTCATGAGCGAGAGGACTGGCTCTCTGATTTGTTTCTTGCCATTCCTTGATGGGCTTGATCTCGGAGATGATGCATCCGAGAAATGTGGCACTATGTGTGAGCTGCTGATGGCCTCTAAATGTGGTAATGCAATGGGGGCCCACACCCAAGCATGCCAATAAATGCGGGTGGCGCCCACATCTCCAGAGCTggatattgatattgatcttCCAATTCCATTTTGTTTCGGAGTCCTGATTTGATTATTTCTGATCATTTGGATTTGATAATTCAACATGCAGAATTATACTCCACCCATATCGCCAGGTCATATGGTGACACCATACTTGCACAAGCTCTATGAAtgaacaaacacgcacacagcctCCTCCCAATTAACAGAACTAGTTCTATGCCAGTTCAAACTTGCTAGAAAACCTGTTGCCCAATCATGCCCGCAGGTAGGCCTAAAAAACATAATGATAGGGACAAACATACTTTCAGCTAtaagcattcaataatgaataaAGTATGCCTCCCTATGACATGTTCCACAGATCAAAATGACAGGCCTAACAGCTGTTTTAAGACAAGgctatatgtttatgtgtttatgtgaaatacaattttctttgtgaatgaataatgtaggcctgtcgtaaataaacaaatgtttttccttaaaatacaggggtcataggTCATACTTGAACCCGCGGATTCACTTCTGCCAAAGTCACAATTATCCTCTCTGGTAGCCTACCgggctgagtgagtgagagggggagtggctacaaTAGAGCGGTGAAAGTCAATGTGTGCTGCTTTTACCAATATATCTAACAATATCTTTTACATTTATTATCCAAACAACGTCAAACTTGTCGTGCCCGTAGCAAGACACCTTCCAATTTTGCCACCGGACAAACTGTTTGACAGATATGCGAATATCAGACGAATACAGATAGATTGGATTATTCACCAGATAGATTAGGTCATTCATCAGTCTTCCAGGCAATCTGACAACCAGCTAGATCTTCAGATTAACTGTTGATAACAATATTACTTTTTGTATCAATTATTTCAACAAAACACTGGAATATGTTAGGCTCATTATGAGAGAGTCAATTTGTCATCTAACTACACGTTATTGCATTTTCCAGATCTTGTTTATCACCCAAAAGTAAAACATTAAACTACCACAGCACCTCGGGTGAGATAGCTAAAAAACACTGAACCAGAGTGCTTAAGCATGGAATCAATTAGATACAGGTCCCCTGTTGCTCTTAGAAAAAGCATGGCTGCAAAATGGAACAGAAGTACATGCAAATTGCACCGAGACGCTGAAATGTGATGCTTGCAAACACTGATGCCTACACACGCTTCCAGGCAgcaattttcctctcaaaaagcATATGGCCACTGAATAATATTACTGCAAATGGAGGAGTGTTTTTCCTAGAAATCAGCCAGCGCCACAACAGTGACATCCGTGAGAGCATAATGCATATTTTGCCGCTAATGTGAAGACGCGGGAGCCAAGGAATGTCAAAATGTCTCAGTGTGCATGATGTCCAAGCAAAAGTGTAAAGAGGCATaaagtgaaagcaaaacaactTATCAGACAGGACCCCCGACAGAGCCAGCGAAAGAAACACAATGACGGAGCTCCACACCTCAACCCCTCAGGTAACACTACAGTGTCAAAACAAAAGTGAATAGTAGCCCCCTTACAGCCATTTTTATTGTGTTTAGGTGATGAATAATGCCAGTATTTTCATAATACGATAAGCCAAAATTCCTAACAaacactaactaacacacacacttgattcaCACGGATAGCAAACAATAGATCTGTGCAAAATTTCACTCAACAACAAAGCTATTAGTGTCTGGAACAGCAGACTGCCCATAGAGACTTAGCTCATACCATTTAAGATTAACTGGACCATTCAGGTTTTGTGAGtgtgcaaatacaaaatatGGCTGCATAAGGACAAATGAACAGCACTGCAATGCAGATAAACTGTTAAAAATAAGCCCAGCAGTGGTACTTCAAATAATTACTAGTTCTTTAGTCATTTAGTGAGCATTTAATCACTTGATGAAGGAGTATTATGTTCATTAATGCTTATCTAAAAGACTAAACTACTACTGACATGACACTGATTCACTGAGAAAACAACCTTTCACAAAACATCTAAGCTTCACCAGCAGTAGAGTTACCAGATATGATCTGAAATATTCTTTATTCTGCTCTCTATATTAGGTAAACTGTACCTTACAGCCAAAAACAGGGTGAATGCCCCGAAAAACAAATACCTTTCTCTCATAAGATCTGATTAGTCTGTGCTAAACCCCTAAATGTCACATTTGCGTTTCAAAGAAATAGTTTCTCTCACATCTCCAACACCGTGAGCTGGGGACCAAACAGAGgggaggtggtgtggtgtgctgccTGGAGACTAGTGGGCGCGAGTAGCCACGGGAGACAGGAGCAGGCTGGACAGCCCACCCACcatctgatggagagagaacctAACTACCGACAGCTGACAGTGATTCTGATTCATGGCCACTGGCACCCGACTCGACTGGACATAATCCAGATGGGCGGCACATGATCGTTTGATCAGCTCCTGTCACCTGTGATCACCATAGCGAAGGGTATACACTAAGCAGGAGGGCCATTTTCTGTTCGTCGCCAAATGATACGAAGACCTCAAGTACTTAAATGATGCATCTCTAAATGAAATTCACGGCAATTGGATCAATAAATCTTATTACTAATAGTACAGTAAGTCTTACCTCCTCCAGTGCCCATAGGGAGTCTACGAGAGGTTTTATCTTCTTCTCGTTGTAAAGGGAAAAGAGTTTGTGGACCGCGTTCTTCACTTGGCTGCATCCGCCTTGCTTAAAGAGGAGGTTCAGGAGCGAGAACCCAGCCATGACTTTGTTCTCATCATACAGCTTAATGGGGTTGACCTTCTCCACTTGCCACCACTagagaaaacaacacagcacatatcattctctctgtcagtgAATGATTAAAGTCACAATAGTGCTCATACGTTAATATATCCTCAGACTGTGTAAAAAGTGTCCCATTCATATGAGAGATCAGGGAAAACCTGTTACTTTTATTTGAATAGGATTCAGATGAACCCATAAGGCATCACAGAATACCATAATTACCCACCTATTAATCAAGGTTTATACATAGactttgctaaatttcttcggCTACAAGGTTAATATACAGAGGCGGCCTATGTGTACTTTcgtcattcttttttttatgataaTGAAGTTACCTGAAGACAGTAAGTTACTCACAGATTTGGCAAAGCTGAAGAAACTTTTCGTCTCTCCTGTTACCATGTTTGATGAGCCTGAAAACAAGTCACATCCAACTGGAATTCATTATTCAATTTCATCCAACTGTAttacagagacagagtgagacgtAAATGTCACTGAACAGATTTGGGGTTCTCTTTCAAACAAGCAAACTTAAAGGCTAACCATTCAATATTCAATCTCTTAGATAACAAGTTAATAGCATATTTGAATATGTTAAATGGCAGATATTAATTTGTTGTGGCTTTGACTTTTTAAACTTATATATCTGACAGGCATGATCTTAACTCAGTACTTTCTCAGTCTACTCGGGAGATGTCAGTAGTGACTGCTGAAACAATCATGGAATGAGGATGTACAGACAACTATCAAAACAGACATCTGTCTGCATTTGGGTGAAAGTTTGTAAGAAGGCGGCTGGCCTATACATTTTAAAGCTCTCCCATGGCATGGACTCCATACCTACCATAAAGGATGTAGGTGCCCAGGGGCTTGAGGAGGCTCAGGCCTTTCCCAGTATTCTCTCCGCATAAGCAGTCCAGGACAATGTCTACCCCCTCTGGAGAGATCCTGGGGAACACATGACATTCCATCAGTCTCTCTTCTTTTGAGAGGCCTAGGCAGCATACAGCACCCAGGGCCAAAATATTTAATAACAACACAAGGAAgcatctcgtctcgtctcagAATCAGCCTGCAGAGTGTACCTAACCCCACGCCTCCATCATACCACACATATTTCAACTTTCTTCATGAAGATCCTAATCCCAAACTATGGGCCGAGTAAACCAATTTATCCACTTTAAGGAGTTCTAGGGCCCTAGATTTGGTCTGAAGTGTGCGGTTGAAGTGCATTTAGGGTGTGTCCAAGTCCACTTTCGCTAATTTCACAGAAGAATAAATGATCAGATGCCAGACGTACTGTATGGTTCAAAATGCTTAATGCAAAATTTGTGCATCGCGGATGTGTTTTTGGTCATTACATCCAATAAACTAATAAGAGCGCCTGCCACTGAGACACCCATGGGTGCCTAAGTTGATTTGCTATTCAGATTATGTGCACGACTGATGGGAAGATGACAACTGCGTTGGTCACAAAGTAGCAAAGAGACGTAACACCCTGCCTGGTGCCGCGATGTGCCAGgcataacatactgtagcctagggCCCATAATGAAAGAGGAACAGCTAGCAGTCTGACCCAAAATGCCAATAGAGCGCATGGAATGGATCAAATAGAAATGTACAGCAACTTGCTGTTTATAAAACCTACAACCAATAGGTATATTTCTTTCCATAGAATGACTAAAACATTGGAAAAACTGGACAGGAATGAGAAGCACGCTATGATCAAGAGGTCCTAATACCTTCCCATTGGCCGGGCAGCGTGTGTGGTAGCCTGATTTAGCAGTCTTGTGATGCCTATGGCCTGTGTGGACTGAATGACTTGAAACcaatttaattttactttcGCACTGATCCTGAGAAGAATGTGGGGGTCACGGAGATGAAAGAAGTATTaagctccctctccctccctcacactcccTGGTTTGATATTCCTTAACATGTACCACTGCATTGGTTAGGTACTGTGATGATGGTTCTCATACTCATGAGGTCAAGAACCAAAGCTTTGGAGATATTTCTCCAAGTATTTCACTCAATGATGGCGCTTAATCGTATACATCCCTGGCGTGATCCCAGACACAAGGCCTGGATACATCAGCCTTGGCAGAATGACTCATAAATCGCATCTGTTACATCTAAGGAATACACATAAACAACCACAATCTCATAGGGAGTTGTCTCAAGTCTTGAGGAGCTCCATTCACTCCACGGACAAGGTCGGAAATTCAAAAGAAAtaggacagaaagacagagagactctTCATTGGTCCAGCTGCTGCACACATCAGTCACATCAACTGCTGCCGGTTGCTACATTTAGAGACTATGGGCTATGGACTCCCTTAAGAAACAActtccctccctctgcctccatGTGTTGCTATGGCGACCATGGCCACACAGACCCGCACTCAATTATGGGTAATGATCCATCCGCACAATACTGACGTGGCCTCTATGATCATATTAGCATTACAGCTATCAACTTGCATCTGCATAGGTTTACCATACAATTCCCATCCCCTTCATCTAAAAAGTCTTTCCCTATCTTATATTCTGCTACTGAAACTTCCACAATTTGAACCACATCACTTTAAAGCGAGAGTTGAGACAGTTTATTTTCTCAGTAGTGTGTAACATGTCTGAGTAGTTGGTATTGGCGAAAGATTCCTTACTTTTTCACTTCTGGCACATAATCGATGTTTCTGTCGAACAGGTGAGTCACCGAGTCTTTGATGGCCTCGTGTTTACAGGGTGAGGCAGTGCCAAACAAGGTGACGTTGGGAACGGTTGAGCAGAGCTGAGCAACAGCTTGACCCTGAAAATGATAcccaggagagagtgtgtgaataacAACTATGTTCATGATTTTCAATCTCTTGCAGATGGGAAATTCGATAGAATGGGATACCGGTTTTGGCCCGAAGGTCATATCTGTTAACATTACAATTATAGTGCACCAACTGAGATGAAGTGCTGCTAGCATTTCTGAAAATGAAGCTGAAATTGATGTCccaaagtcccccccccccagaaaagtggaaaatattgtagcctacataccATGTAACACTTAAAACATCTTATGAGAATGGAACCCATGTGAGCATGGGCAGGTAACGTACCACACCCCCTCCTGCTGAGTGCACCAACACTGACATGCCCTCCCTGAGGTTGGccacttcaaacagcatcatgtAGGCGGCCACAAAGTTCATGGAAAAGGCAGCAGCCTCCGTGAAAGTCATATCATCGGGGATCTTGTAGACAAAATCCAGTGGCGTACAGACCACCTCAGCCCAGGCATTGTAATTCGCAAATGCCATGACCCGGTCGCCAATCTGTGGAAAATGACAGCACCCATCTGATCAAGGTTAGAGGCTGACATGGAAAACACACTTTGACTGAGTTATGGGAGCGGCCCAACCACCATTATAGCACTTCAATCATATGTAAACTCACCACATTCACATGTAataacacatattcacatacattcacatgtgaaaaacagacaaaagtGGTGAATTAACCATGGTGAATCATCCAGCTGGTCAATGTACATACTTTTAATCATAACCATCGGATGATTTCTCCCATTTTAACATTATTTTTCTCAATTTAATTAATTTCTTAATTGAAAGGTTtgttttgtaatgttttgtaCTTTCGTCTTTTTGTAAAACACGTTGTGCTTACATTTGCATGAAAAACGccataaaaataaaatgcattattattattattatctaatACATTTGGTTGAGAGATTCAAGCTAAATGCCTGAAGCATGTCAGCACAAAGACAACCTGGATAATAATCATGCATTTGATATTTATGTTAAATTGATTAAACCATTCACTATGAAAACAGATTTATTTCAACCACAAGTGTTCAAGAAATTGAAGGATTTGTAGATTAAACATATGTGTATACTTTGAAAGTGTACTTTTCAAATTGTAGTTTACACAAAGGCCTGCCGTAATTTCCGATGGCACATCAGTGATGGCATCAGTGAGTCATCGGAGGGTGATTCACTTACCTCAAATCCTGTTGTGTTGTCTCCCAGTGCCTCTACAATGCCTGAGCATTCGAAACCAGGTACAAGAGGAGTCTTGGGAGGGTTATCAATATTCCCTTGTCGAACCATGAGGTCCACAAAGTTCAAGCCACTGCCAAGATAAATCTCAAATGAAATCTCAGAAAGATTTTTCTGCATGGACAGTGCAAACCCTCCAATCATCATAAACATGTAGTAATATACATTTTAAGGGGTTGTTTCTCAGctcagagataaaaaaaaatgaatgagaagGAACATACCATTTTACTCAGTCTGTAAGTCAATTTCACTGACATGATTTCAGAAAATGTGAAATATAGCCTAAAAGTCCACTGgctctaaaatatttttttcattgacACACTTTTGAGCAACATACAAATCAATGGACATTTAATAGGCATGCATGGGAAATATTTTCCATATCTCTGGCCCTGAAAAAGGCCACTAACAATTCTACACTATTCTAATGCCTAGTTAGGCCTACCTCCCACGAAAAGATAGAAAACAAGGTACAATTccttgttgtgttgtgctgtgttttccAGAGGTAGTCCCAATTGATTCATATTAAACAActtcaaaacacatgaaatgtgtTTCACCTATAGCAGCAGTGTAAATTTGGCAATGCCATATGCTCTTCCCTGACAGAAACAGTTAGAAAATCTCTCCAAATTAACATGCTTAGCCTAAATTGATGTGTGCTCTAGGCTTATTGACAACGGGAGGCAGGCTACTTGACCTGATATAATTTCCCCCCAACATTAATCTTGCACGCTGGCTCCCTACAGTATTTCTAACTTAATCACTGTTGATTTATTGATCGAGTTGGATCAATAGATGCAGCTTCAAATGAGCAATTCTGAAACAATATGGCTTTACTAAAAAGGCAATATTCTAAACAATGTGAAGAGGCTCCAGAAAACCTGATGGAAGTGAGGCATAACACACCTCATCATGGACCAAATATTTGGTGATGCCTAGCGCAACATGTTGCTGGAATCCTGCCAGCTTCACAAAGTTCCATACCCATCTATAATTTCCTCTAACTCCGATTTTAAGTACCTTGAGTAACCAACTTATCCACAAAAGACTGTCATTTATTTACCATGCTTTTACACGAATTTTGACCTCTCCTTCCTGTGGGTCTGGCATCGGTTTCTTGGTTACCCGGAGTTTGTTGAGACCCCCAAAGCTAGTAAGCACTACGACGCGCATTTCTTTGGCATCCCCCGGAGACGCGACATTCTCTGGTTCTTTAGCACAATTTTTCTCAATCATCTGCTCAGTTTCTTCGGTCATCTCCGCTCCCTCCTTTGGCATATCCGTAGGCTTCATGAGCAGGCGGAGATAGCAAACTAACGGGTCCGTCAACCCCTCCCAGCGATGTGGTTACAGCAGGTTGCGTATCCCTGTAGAGTGCAGCAAATGCTGCTTCTTGCTATGGCTGAACTGATTTTGCTGCTGTGGAAGACTACCGTAAAACGGGGTGTACACGTGTAACAGAAAATATATATAACCTTTAACTGATTTTTTTAGTTATATTTTTAAGAATAACACAGACACGGACTAGTCAAGTCAGATAACAGCAATTCAGCGTCTTTGGTCTATTTTTAGTAGGTTTCTTTCCAGGAGGCTGTTGCAAGGCGACTCCAGTTCCAGCCATAGTACATAAAGTCTAAAATAATTTACTACCATAGCATCATTATAGATTTAAATGATTGTAAAGCCTTTACAAAACTGGATCTGACGAAACCCAGACTATGGAGCCATTAGGCAACGAGTTGTTTTCACTTTTCTAACCACCTGTTGCTATATTAATGCTGCTCTGTAGCTCCCTGTTAATAATCCACAGATAGGACGACACCCTCCATCTACCGGTGGTAACGACGGCAAAACATGAGAAGCCACTGTACAGCCTCTGAGCAGGGGCTCCGTTTTAAGAACAGC encodes:
- the vat1l gene encoding synaptic vesicle membrane protein VAT-1 homolog-like yields the protein MKPTDMPKEGAEMTEETEQMIEKNCAKEPENVASPGDAKEMRVVVLTSFGGLNKLRVTKKPMPDPQEGEVKIRVKACGLNFVDLMVRQGNIDNPPKTPLVPGFECSGIVEALGDNTTGFEIGDRVMAFANYNAWAEVVCTPLDFVYKIPDDMTFTEAAAFSMNFVAAYMMLFEVANLREGMSVLVHSAGGGVGQAVAQLCSTVPNVTLFGTASPCKHEAIKDSVTHLFDRNIDYVPEVKKISPEGVDIVLDCLCGENTGKGLSLLKPLGTYILYGSSNMVTGETKSFFSFAKSWWQVEKVNPIKLYDENKVMAGFSLLNLLFKQGGCSQVKNAVHKLFSLYNEKKIKPLVDSLWALEEVKEAMQRIHDRGNIGKLILDVEKSPTPLMANDSTETSEAGEEEEEHEGDNDNKERMPFIQ